In Bombus fervidus isolate BK054 chromosome 13, iyBomFerv1, whole genome shotgun sequence, a single genomic region encodes these proteins:
- the Uif gene encoding sushi, von Willebrand factor type A, EGF and pentraxin domain-containing protein uif isoform X1, producing MLIRELAAVWVAVLLCHLQLTESQVPTTNVFTCPNGWELKGIHCYKFFNIRHSWEKAAELCRRYGSELMVVESYSENNMSASMIGRHLDRYWLGLASLDDLRTNTLESAAGMLVSQYAGFWASKQPNPQSGECVDVALTDDRQTWELTTCESLLPFMCRANACPAGSFHCSNGKCVNAAFKCDKQDDCGDFSDEIDCPANCQFYMASSGDVVESPNYPHKYAPLSNCKWTLEGPQGHNILLQFQEFETEKSFDIVQILVGGRTEEKSVNLATLSGKQELTNKLFVSASNFMIIKFSTDSSVERKGFRASWKTEPQTCGGILRATPQGQVLTSPGYPQNYPGGLECLYILQAQPGRIMSLEIEDLDLEMNRDYILIRDGDSPMSRPIARLTGKSEDNPTVIMSTGSNLYLYLKTSLGDSRRGFSIRYTQGCKATIIARNGTVQSPSFGLNDYPNNQECLYRVKNPQGGPLSLKFISFNVHKTDFVQIYDGPNTNGLRLHPGSGFTSNTRPKITLTAESGEMLVRFTSDALHSSPGWQAEFSADCPQLQSGEGALASSRDTAFGTTVTFSCPLGQEFATGKAKITTECLPGGNWSVTYIPKCQEVYCGPVPQIDNGFSIGSSNVTYRGLATYQCYAGFAFPSGRPTEKISCMADGRWEKKPSCLASQCSPLPEAPHSNITILNGGGRSYGTIVRFECEPGYVRSGHPVILCMSNGTWSDEVPTCSRAKCPLLPTIKNGFVVDMTKDYFYGDEARVQCNRGYKLSGSNIIQCGPNQLFDNVPTCEDINECASSQCDLASTECINNPGAFTCKCKPGFAPTMECRPIGDLGLINGGIPDESITVSSSENGYTRTGVRLNNGDGWCGNNIEPGANWVMIDMKAPTIIRGFRTQIVSRVDGNIAYTSAVRIQYTDDLTDTFKDYTNPDGTPVEFRILEPTLSVLNLPVPIEARYIKFRIQDYVGAPCMKLEIMGCTRLECTDINECAINNGGCHQKCINNPGSYACMCNTGYELYKGNGTAGFYIEKHETGERDGDLVQKNKTCVPVMCPTISAPENGKLLSTKQKHHFGDLVRFQCNFGYVLSGSSAVICTSSGAWNGTTPECQYAKCVSLPDDKNEGLSVIRSDEASVLVPFKQNVTLKCGSNGRYLRNTATSGFRQCVYDPKPGLPDYWLSGYQPACPRADCGKPLPTPGAEYGQYLDTKYQSSFFFGCQDTFKLAGQTNRHDNVVRCQANGIWDFGNLRCEGPVCEDPGRPSDGFQVARSYEQGSEVQFGCSRPGYILINPRPIVCVREPECKVVKPLGLASGRIPDSAINATSERPNYEAKNVRLNSVTGWCGKQEAFTYVSVDLGQVYRVKAILVKGVVTNDIVGRPTEIRFFYKQAEIENYVVYFPNFNLTMRDPGNYGELAMITLPKYVQARFVILGIVSYMDNACLKFELMGCEEPVTEPLLGYDYGFSPCVDNEPPVFQNCPQQPIVVQKGTDGGLLPVNFTEPTAIDNSGSIARLEVKPHSFRTPLRVFQDTVVKYVAFDYDGNVAICEINITVPDVTPPKLSCPQSYVIELIDKQESYSVNFNETRRRINATDVSGPVKITFVPERAVIPIGGFENVTVYATDSSGNRASCHFQVSVQATPCVDWELKPPANGGLKCVPGDKGLQCIATCKNGFRFTDGAPVKTFTCDVAKHWSPSSVVPDCVSENTQQANYHVVAAVTYRANGAVSRSCLPQYQDLMSQYYMNLNNILTQRCSAVNVNMNVSFVRSVPFLLEENVLKMDFILVIVPAIRQPQLYDLCGSTLNLIFDLSVPSTSAVIEPLLNVSAIGNQCPPLRALKSSITRGFTCSIGEVLNMDTNDVPRCLHCPAGTFAGEKQKQCTSCPKGFYQNSDRQGSCLRCPFGTYTREEGSKSIDDCIPVCGYGTYSPTGLVPCLECPRNSYTGEPPVGGYKDCQTCPAGTFTYQPAAPGRDRCRAKCSPGMYSDTGLAPCAQCPKDFFQPQHGATTCVECPTNMYTDGAGAVGREECKPVQCTDSVCQHGGLCVPMGHGIQCLCPAGFSGRRCEIDIDECASQPCYNGATCIDLPQGYRCQCANGYSGVNCQEEKSDCSNDTCPERAMCKDEPGFNNYTCLCRSGYTGVDCDITINPCTASGNPCNNGATCVALQQGRYKCDCLPGWEGQSCEINTDDCAEKPCLLGANCTDLVADFSCDCPAGFTGKRCHEKIDLCSGNPCLNGICVDNLFSHECICHPGWTGAACETNINECSSKPCKNNGQCIDQVDGYTCTCEPGYTGKQCQHTIDDCASEPCQNGGTCVDQLEGFVCKCRPGFVGLQCEAELDECLSDPCSPVGTDRCVDLDNTFVCHCREGYTGSACEINIDDCASDPCLNGATCRDEVGGFKCMCPEGWTGVHCEVDVGMCQNHPCQNDAACVDLFIDYFCVCPSGTDGKQCETAPERCIGNPCMHNGRCQDFGSGLNCTCPDDYTGIGCQYEYDACQAGACKNGATCIDEGSGFTCICPSGYTGKTCEDDIIDCKENSCPPSATCIDLTGKFFCQCPFNLTGDDCRKSIQVDYDLYFSDPARSSAAQVIPFFTGGRKSLTVAMWVQYTQKDEAGIFFTLYSVSSPHVPMNRRLMIQAHSNGVQVSLFHDLQDVYLPFREYATINDGQWHHVAVVWNGENGGELILITEGLIASKTEGYGSGRSLPAYAWAVLGKPQSENTKGYTESGFQGHLTKVQIWSRALHITNEIQKQVRDCRTEPVLYQGLVLTWAGYDDTVGGVERVVPSHCGQRVCPPGYGGTKCQQLESDKIPPKMEYCPGDLWVIAKNGSAIVSWDEPKFVDNVGIVRIQEKNGHRSGQTLMWGTYDISYVAYDQAGNSASCNFKVYVLSDFCPELPDPIGGTQQCKDWGSGGQFKVCEIFCNPGLRFSQEVPKFYTCGAEGFWRPTNDPSLPLIYPACTSATPAQRVFRIKMNFPTSVLCNEAGQGVLKKKVRDAVNSLNRDWNFCSYSYEGTRECKDLHIDVQCDHRIRTTRETSEEDGGTYIISAVVPAEPTRQARQGSDTYEVEISFPAINDPILNANSNERATVQTLLERLILEEDQFDVHDILPNTVPDPASLMLESDYDCPVGQVVMAPDCVPCAVGTYYDEETKQCLSCPVGSYQSESGQLKCSSCPVIAGRPSVTVGPGARSAADCKEQCPAGKYYDDLAGLCRSCGHGFYQPNEGSFSCLLCGLGKTTRTAEAVSREECRDECGSGQQLAVEGKCEPCPRGSYRTQGVQAACQACPVGRTTPNMGSAAIEECSLPVCEPGTYLNGTLNECMECKKGTYQSEPQQTFCIPCPPNTSTKGTAATSKADCTNPCETSDAEMHCDANAYCLLIPETSDFKCECKPGYNGTGTECTDVCMGYCDNEGVCLKDSRGQPSCRCSGSFTGKRCTEKSEFFYITGGIAGGVILIIFVVLLVWMICVRASRKKEPKKMLTPATDQNGSQVNFYYGAPTPYAESIAPSHHSTYAHYYDDEEDGWEMPNFYNETYMKESLHNGKMNSLARSNASIYGTKDDLYDRLKRHAYPGKKDKSDSDSEGQ from the exons ATGCTGATAAGAGAATTGGCGGCCGTGTGGGTCGCCGTCCTCTTGTGCCATCTTCAGCTAACGGAGTCTCAG GTTCCTACCACAAATGTCTTCACCTGTCCGAACG GATGGGAACTGAAAGGTATACATTGTTACAAATTCTTCAACATCAGGCACTCTTGGGAAAAGGCAGCGGAATTATGCAGGAG GTACGGCAGCGAACTGATGGTGGTGGAGTCGTACAGCGAGAACAACATGTCCGCGAGCATGATCGGCCGGCATTTGGATCGTTACTGGCTTGGCCTGGCCTCCCTCGACGATTTACGAACCAACACGCTCGAGTCGGCCGCTGGAATGCTCGTCTCCCAATACGCCG GTTTCTGGGCGTCGAAGCAGCCGAATCCGCAATCAGGTGAATGCGTGGACGTCGCGTTGACGGATGACCGACAAACGTGGGAGCTGACCACGTGCGAATCGTTGCTTCCTTTCATGTGCCGTGCCAACGCCTGCCCAGCAG GCTCTTTCCACTGTTCTAACGGAAAGTGTGTGAACGCGGCGTTTAAGTGTGACAAACAGGATGATTGCGGTGATTTTTCGGACGAAATAGATTGTCCGGCTAATTGCCAGTTTTATATGGCCAGCAGTGGCGACGTGGTCGAGAGTCCTAATTATCCGCACAAATATGCACCCCTCAGCAACTGCAAGTGGACCTTGGAAGGCCCTCAAGGCCATAATATCCTGTTACAG TTCCAAGAATTCGAAACGGAGAAGAGCTTCGACATAGTACAGATCCTGGTCGGTGGTAGAACAGAAGAAAAATCCGTGAACCTGGCGACCCTCTCCGGCAAGCAAGAACTCACCAACAAACTATTCGTATCCGCCTCGAACTTCATGATCATCAAATTTAGCACAGATTCGTCGGTCGAAAGGAAAGGTTTCCGAGCTTCGTGGAAAACCGAACCGCAAACTTGCGGTGGAATTCTTCGAGCAACTCCTCAAGGACAGGTCCTCACCTCTCCAGGATATCCTCAGAATTATCCTGGAGGATTGGAATGTCTGTACATTCTGCAAGCTCAACCTGGTCGTATAATGTCGCTCGAA ATCGAAGATCTGGATCTCGAGATGAATCGGGACTACATTCTAATTAGAGACGGTGACTCACCGATGAGCAGACCGATAGCCAGACTAACAGGCAAATCGGAAGACAATCCTACGGTGATCATGTCAACTGGAAGTAACTTGTACCTCTACCTCAAGACTAGTCTTGGTGACTCAAGAAGAGGTTTCAGCATTCGATACACTCAAGGCTGTAAAGCTACGATAATTGCTAGAAATGGAACGGTTCAGTCGCCATCTTTCGGATTGAACGATTATCCTAACAACCAGGAGTGCTTGTACAGGGTGAAGAATCCTCAAGGAGGACCGCTGTCCCTGAAGTTTATCAGCTTCAACGTTCATAAGACTGACTTTGTCCAG ATATACGATGGTCCAAATACTAATGGCCTCCGTTTGCATCCTGGAAGTGGGTTCACGTCGAACACGAGACCAAAGATCACTTTAACAGCCGAGAGCGGAGAAATGTTGGTTAGATTCACCTCTGATGCTCTTCATAGCAGTCCTGGCTGGCAAGCAGAGTTCTCGGCAG attGTCCTCAGCTTCAGTCCGGCGAAGGAGCGTTAGCGTCAAGCAGGGACACAGCTTTCGGTACAACAGTGACGTTCTCCTGTCCCTTGGGCCAAGAATTTGCCACTGGCAAAGCGAAGATTACCACAGAGTGTCTTCCTGGAGGGAACTGGTCTGTTACCTACATTCCCAAGTGTCAAGAAGTTTACTGTGGACCGGTACCGCAAATTGACAATGGTTTCTCCATTGGATCCTCTAATGTTACCTATCGAGGTTTGGCTACTTATCAATGTTACGCTGGTTTCGCATTCCCATCTGGTAGACCTACCGAGAAAATTTCGTGTATGGCTGATGGAAGATGGGAGAAGAAGCCATCTTGTTTgg CCTCTCAGTGTTCTCCGCTTCCGGAAGCGCCACACTCGAACATAACTATCCTAAATGGAGGTGGACGAAGTTACGGAACAATTGTACGATTCGAGTGTGAGCCAGGATACGTTAGAAGCGGACATCCTGTGATTCTCTGCATGAGCAATGGAACCTGGTCCGACGAAGTACCAACGTGTTCTC GTGCAAAGTGTCCGTTGCTACCCACGATCAAGAACGGTTTCGTAGTCGACATGACCAAGGACTACTTTTATGGAGACGAAGCTAGAGTGCAATGCAACAGAGGCTATAAACTGTCCGGGTCGAATATCATACAGTGTGGACCCAATCAGCTGTTCGATAATGTACCCACTTGCGAAG ATATAAACGAGTGTGCATCGAGCCAATGCGACCTAGCCTCCACAGAGTGCATCAACAATCCTGGTGCATTTACTTGCAAATGCAAACCTGGATTCGCTCCAACTATGGAATGCAGACCTATAGGTGATCTTGGATTGATCAATGGTGGTATCCCGGATGAGTCTATCACCGTTTCAAGCTCTGAGAATGGTTACACCAGAACT GGCGTTCGACTGAATAATGGCGATGGCTGGTGCGGCAACAACATCGAACCAGGCGCAAACTGGGTGATGATCGATATGAAAGCTCCAACGATCATCCGCGGTTTCCGTACGCAAATAGTCTCCAGAGTAGATGGAAACATAGCCTACACATCAGCAGTACGAATTCAATACACCGATGATCTAACAGACACCTTTAAAGACTACACGAATCCTGATGGAACACCGGTAGAGTTCAGGATCTTAGAACCTACTTTATCTGTTCTGAACTTGCCAGTTCCCATCGAGGCACGTTATATCAAATTTAGAATTCAAGATTACGTTGGAGCACCCTGTATGAAACTCGAAATCATGGGATGCACTCGTTTAGAGTGTACAGATATCAACGAATGTGCCATTAATAACGGTGGTTGTCACCAGAAATGTATAAACAATCCTGGAAGCTATGCTTGTATGTGTAATACGGGATACGAATTGTACAAAGGCAATGGAACTGCTGGTTTTTACATAGAGAAGCACGAAACTGGTGAGAGAGATGGAGATTTGGTTCAGAAGAATAAGACTTGCGTACCGGTTATGTGTCCAACCATATCGGCGCCTGAGAATGGAAAATTATTGTCGACCAAG CAAAAACATCACTTTGGTGATCTTGTGAGATTCCAATGTAACTTCGGATATGTGTTGTCTGGTTCCTCGGCTGTTATTTGCACGTCCAGTGGAGCTTGGAATGGAACAACTCCCGAATGTCAAT ATGCCAAGTGCGTGTCGCTACCAGACGACAAGAACGAAGGCCTCTCGGTGATCCGCAGCGACGAAGCCAGCGTCCTGGTACCATTCAAACAAAACGTCACCCTAAAATGTGGCAGCAACGGTCGTTATTTGCGCAATACAGCTACCTCAGGCTTCCGTCAATGCGTGTACGATCCGAAACCAGGTCTACCAGATTACTGGCTATCAGGTTATCAACCAGCCTGTCCAAGAGCCGACTGTGGAAAGCCTCTTCCAACACCTGGCGCGGAATACGGTCAATATTTGGACACCAAATACCaatcttccttcttcttcggtTGTCAAGACACCTTCAAACTGGCTGGCCAAACAAATCGTCATGACAATGTAGTCAGGTGTCAAGCAAATGGAATCTGGGACTTTGGGAACCTCCGATGCGAAGGTCCCGTTTGTGAAGACCCTGGACGACCTAGCGATGGCTTCCAAGTAGCCAGGAGCTACGAGCAAGGATCAGAAGTTCAATTCGGTTGCAGTAGACCAGGATATATTCTCATTAATCCTCGACCAATTGTCTGCGTTCGAGAGCCAGAATGCAAAGTCGTGAAGCCTCTTGGTCTAGCCTCTGGACGAATCCCAGACTCAGCCATCAATGCAACCTCGGAAAGACCTAATTACGAGGCTAAGAACGTCCGTTTGAATTCAGTGACCGGCTGGTGTGGCAAACAAGAGGCCTTCACTTACGTCAGCGTTGATTTGGGTCAGGTTTATAGAGTAAAAGCAATTTTGGTGAAAGGTGTAGTGACGAATGACATCGTTGGCAGGCCAACGGAGATTAGGTTCTTCTATAAACAGGCTGAGATTGAGAATTATGTCGTCTACTTCCCTAACTTTAATCTGACTATGAGAGATCCTGGGAATTACGGAGAATTGGCGATGATCACTTTGCCTAAATATGTCCAAGCTCGGTTTGTCATTCTTGGAATTGTTAGTTATATGGATAACGCTTGTCTGAAGTTTGAATTAATGGGTTGCGAGGAACCAGTGACAGAACCATTGTTGGGATACGATTATGGGTTCTCTCCTTGCGTGGACAATGAACCACCAGTGTTCCAGAATTGTCCTCAGCAACCGATTGTGGTACAAAAGGGAACTGATGGAGGATTATTGCCTGTGAATTTCACTGAACCCACGGCTATTGATAACAGTGGAAGTATTGCGCGATTAGAAGTAAAACCTCATAGTTTTAGGACACCACTGAGAGTGTTCCAGGATACTGTGGTGAAATATGTGGCCTTTGATTATGATGGAAATGTGGCTATTTGTGAGATCAACATCACTGTACCTG ATGTGACACCACCAAAACTGAGCTGTCCCCAAAGCTACGTCATAGAGTTAATAGACAAACAAGAAAGTTACTCCGTCAATTTCAACGAAACTCGCAGAAGAATCAACGCTACAGATGTTTCTGGACCAGTGAAGATTACATTTGTCCCAGAAAGAGCAGTGATACCAATTGGAGGCTTCGAGAATGTGACTGTTTACGCGACAGACTCTAGTGGAAATAGGGCATCCTGTCACTTCCAAGTGTCTGTTCAAGCAACGCCTTGCGTCGATTGGGAATTGAAACCACCGGCTAATGGAGGACTAAAGTGTGTTCCTGGTGATAAGGGACTTCAGTGTATCGCCACTTGCAAGAATGGCTTCCGTTTCACTGATGGTGCACCTGTGAAGACGTTCACGTGTGACGTCGCTAAACACTGGTCTCCTTCTTCCGTCGTTCCTGATTGTGTCTCAGAAA ATACACAACAGGCGAATTATCACGTGGTCGCAGCAGTCACTTACAGAGCCAATGGCGCTGTTTCGAGATCCTGCCTGCCGCAGTATCAGGATCTTATGTCTCAGTATTATATGAATCTGAATAATATCTTGACGCAACGTTGCTCTGCTGTGAATGTTAATATGAACGTGTCATTTGTGAGATCAGTACCGTTTCTTCTTgaagaaaatgttttgaaG ATGGACTTCATTCTCGTCATCGTACCAGCTATACGTCAGCCTCAATTGTACGATCTCTGTGGTTCCACGCTGAACTTGATCTTCGATCTATCAGTTCCTTCCACCAGTGCAGTCATAGAACCGTTATTAAACGTTTCCGCCATTGGAAATCAGTGTCCTCCTCTTAGAGCCTTAAAGTCATCCATCACTCGTGGCTTCACGTGTAGCATTGGCGAAGTTTTGAACATGGATACCaacgatgtcccacggtgtc TGCACTGTCCAGCCGGGACATTCGCTGGAGAAAAGCAAAAGCAATGCACATCCTGCCCGAAAGGTTTCTACCAAAATAGCGACCGCCAAGGATCCTGCTTACGCTGTCCATTCGGTACATACACTCGAGAAGAGGGTTCCAAGAGCATAGACGACTGTATCCCCGTTTGTGGATACGGTACCTATTCTCCCACAGGTCTGGTACCATGTCTGGAGTGTCCTAGAAACAGCTATACAGGAGAGCCGCCAGTTGGTGGCTACAAAGACTGCCAGACTTGTCCAGCAGGAACCTTCACCTACCAGCCAGCTGCTCCAGGTCGAGATCGATGCAGAGCCAAATGTTCTCCTGGCATGTACTCTGACACAGGACTGGCTCCCTGTGCTCAGTGCCCTAAGGACTTCTTCCAACCTCAACACGGAGCTACCACCTGCGTTGAATGCCCGACAAATATGTACACCGATGGTGCAGGAGCAGTTGGACGAGAAGAATGTAAGCCGGTGCAGTGCACCGACAGTGTGTGTCAACATGGAGGCTTATGTGTTCCCATGGGACACGGTATCCAATGTCTCTGTCCTGCCGGATTCTCTGGAAGGCGCTGTGAAATCGATATCGACGAGTGTGCATCTCAGCCTTGTTATAATGGAGCTACGTGCATAGACTTGCCACAGGGTTATAGGTGTCAGTGTGCTAATGGTTATTCTGGAGTTAATTGCCAGGAAGAGAAGTCAGATTGTTCGAACGATACGTGTCCTGAGAGAGCTATGTGCAAAGACGAACCTGGATTTAATAACTACACGTGCCTTTGTCGCTCTGGGTACACTGGAGTCGACTGTGATATCACT ATAAATCCATGCACAGCCAGTGGAAATCCTTGCAACAACGGCGCAACCTGCGTGGCGCTGCAACAAGGTCGATACAAATGCGACTGTCTACCAGGCTGGGAGGGTCAGAGCTGTGAAATCAACACAGACGACTGTGCTGAAAAACCATGCTTACTAGGCGCCAACTGCACAGATTTAGTAGCCGACTTCAGCTGTGACTGTCCTGCAGGATTTACCGGCAAACGGTGTCACGAGAAAATAGATTTATGCTCAGGAAATCCTTGCCTAAATGGAATATGCGTAGATAATCTATTCAGTCACGAGTGCATCTGTCATCCAGGATGGACAGGTGCAGCTTGTGAAACGAATATCAACGAATGTTCTAGCAAACCTTGCAAGAACAATGGCCAATGTATCGATCAGGTTGATGGATACACTTGCACCTGTGAACCAGGTTACACAGGCAAACAGTGTCAACATACTATCGATGACTGTGCCTCTGAACCTTGTCAAAACGGAGGGACCTGCGTGGATCAGTTAGAAGGATTCGTTTGTAAATGTAGACCGGGTTTCGTTGGACTTCAGTGTGAAGCTGAATTGGATGAATGTCTCAGTGACCCATGCAGCCCTGTTGGAACAGATCGTTGCGTTGATTTGGATAATACTTTTGTTTGTCACTGTCGTGAGGGTTATACCGGATCAGCGTGTGAGATCAATATCGATGACTGTGCATCTGATCCTTGTCTAAATGGCGCCACGTGCAGAGACGAGGTCGGTGGGTTTAAATGTATGTGCCCTGAAGGTTGGACTGGAGTTCATTGCGAGGTGGACGTTGGAATGTGCCAAAATCATCCTTGTCAGAATGATGCGGCTTGCGTGGATTTGTTCATAGATTACTTTTGTGT ATGTCCGTCAGGAACGGATggaaaacaatgtgaaacagCACCCGAGCGTTGTATCGGCAATCCTTGCATGCACAATGGACGTTGCCAAGACTTTGGGTCTGGTCTCAACTGTACTTGTCCAGATGACTACACTGGAATCGGTTGTCAATACGAATATGATGCTTGTCAGGCTGGCGCGTGTAAGAACGGAGCTACGTGTATTGACGAAGGTTCTGGATTCACTTGCATTTGTCCATCAGGGTACAcag gCAAAACGTGCGAGGATGATATAATCGACTGCAAAGAGAATTCATGTCCACCATCAGCGACGTGCATCGATCTTACTGGCAAATTCTTCTGCCAATGTCCTTTCAACTTGACTGGTGACGATTGCAGAAAGT CTATCCAAGTGGATTACGATTTGTACTTCAGCGACCCAGCGCGCAGTAGCGCGGCCCAAGTGATTCCATTCTTTACCGGAGGAAGAAAGAGCCTAACAGTGGCCATGTGGGTGCAATATACTCAAAAAGACGAAGCTGGAATATTCTTCACTCTCTACTCAGTCAG TTCTCCACACGTTCCTATGAATAGAAGACTTATGATCCAAGCACACAGCAATGGAGTCCAAGTGTCGTTATTCCACGATCTGCAAGATGTTTATCTGCCATTCAGAGAGTATGCAACGATTAACGATGGCCAGTGGCATCACGTTGCTGTAGTTTGGAACGGTGAAAACGGTGGAGAATTGATCTTAATAACAGAGGGTCTAATTGCCAGCAAGACGGAAGGTTATGGAAGTGGAAGATCTCTTCCTGCTTA TGCCTGGGCAGTGCTAGGTAAGCCACAGAGCGAAAATACGAAAGGCTACACGGAGTCAGGCTTCCAAGGACATCTGACCAAGGTACAAATCTGGAGTCGAGCCTTACATATCACGAACGAGATCCAGAAACAAGTTCGTGACTGTCGTACAGAACCTGTTCTCTACCAAGGTTTAGTCTTAACTTGGGCAGGCTACGATGACACAGTCGGAGGAGTAGAGAGAGTCGTGCCTTCACACTGTGGACAAAGAGTATGTCCACCTGGATACGGCGGTACCAAGTGTCAACAATTGGAATCCGACAAAATTCCACCGAAAATGGAGTACTGTCCAGGCGACCTTTGGGTGATCGCCAAGAACGGATCAGCTATAGTTAGCTGGGATGAACCGAAATTCGTCGATAACGTTGGTATAGTGAGGATCCAGGAGAAGAATGGACATAGGTCAGGACAAACATTAATGTGGGGAACGTACGATATTAGTTACGTGGCTTATGACCAGGCTGGAAACTCTGCCAGCTGCAATTTCAAGGTCTATGTACTAT CCGATTTCTGCCCAGAATTACCAGATCCAATTGGAGGCACGCAACAATGCAAAGACTGGGGCTCTGGTGGCCAGTTCAAGGTCTGCGAGATATTCTGCAACCCTGGATTGAGGTTCTCTCAAGAAGTACCGAAATTCTACACCTGCGGAGCTGAAGGATTCTGGAGACCAACCAACGATCCATCCCTTCCTCTCATCTATCCAGCTTGTACAA GCGCCACACCAGCGCAGCGTGTATTCAGAATCAAAATGAACTTCCCAACATCAGTGCTATGTAACGAAGCTGGTCAAGGAGTGCTCAAGAAGAAAGTTCGAGATGCTGTGAATTCTTTGAATAGAGATTGGAATTTCTGCTCATATTCGTACGAAG GAACTCGCGAATGCAAAGATTTGCACATCGATGTTCAATGCGACCATCGCATACGCACCACCAGAGAAACGAGCGAAGAGGATGGTGGAACTTACATAATCTCGGCAGTAGTGCCAGCTGAACC AACGAGACAAGCTCGGCAAGGAAGCGATACCTACGAGGTGGAGATCTCGTTCCCGGCGATAAA cgACCCGATTTTGAACGCAAACTCGAACGAGAGAGCGACTGTTCAAACTCTATTGGAGAGATTAATCCTGGAGGAAGATCAGTTCGACGTTCACGATATTTTGCCCAATACCGTGCCAGATCCAGCTTCTTTGATGTTGGAGTCTGATTATGATTGTCCTGTTGGACAAGTCGTTATGGCACCTGATTGTG TGCCATGCGCCGTGGGAACGTATTacgacgaagaaacgaaacagtGTCTGTCCTGTCCAGTGGGAAGCTACCAGAGCGAATCAGGTCAACTGAAATGCAGTTCCTGTCCGGTGATAGCAGGACGTCCTAGCGTGACGGTGGGACCAGGTGCTCGAAGCGCAGCCGATTGCAAGGAACAATGTCCGGCGGGAAAATACTACGACGACCTGGCTGGTCTCTGTCGAAGTTGTGGCCATGGTTTCTATCAACCTAACGAGGGTAGTTTCTCGTGTTTGTTGTGCGGCCTAGGAAAAACTACCAGAACAGCGGAAGCTGTATCTCGAGAAGAATGCAGAGACGAGTGTGGCTCTGGACAGCAATTGGCTGTGGAAGGAAAATGCGAACCCTGCCCAAGAGGAAGTTACAGAACTCAGGGAGTTCAAGCTGCCTGTCAAGCGTGTCCCGTTGGCAGAACGACACCGAATATGGGTTCTGCGGCGATAGAGGAATGTTCTTTGCCTGTATGCGAACCTGGAACTTATTTGAACGGAACGCTGAACGAATGTATGGAGTGCAAGAAAGGAACGTATCAGTCGGAGCCGCAGCAGACCTTCTGCATACCTTGTCCTCCTAATACTAGTACCAAAGGAACAGCTGCG acCAGCAAAGCTGATTGCACTAACCCATGCGAGACAAGCGACGCGGAAATGCACTGCGACGCGAACGCGTATTGCTTGCTGATACCGGAAACGAGCGACTTCAAATGCGAGTGCAAGCCAGGATATAATGGAACTGGAACCGAGTGCACCGATGTCTGTATGGGCTACTGCGATAACGAAGGAGTGTGTCTTAAAGATTCGCGAGGTCAACCATCCTGCAGATGCAGCGGAAGTTTCACCGGAAAACGATGTACGGAAAAGTCCGAGTTCTTCTATATCACAGGTGGCATTGCTGGTGGAGTAATCTTAATCATCTTCGTCGTTCTTCTTGTATGGATGATCTGTGTCAG AGCTTCCAGAAAGAAGGAACCTAAAAAGATGCTAACACCAGCGACAGACCAAAATGGTTCGCAAGTGAACTTCTATTACGGCGCGCCCACGCCGTACGCGGAATCCATCGCGCCGTCCCACCATAGTACCTACGCTCACTACTACGACGATGAGGAGGACGGCTGGGAAATGCCTAACTTTTACAACGAGACCTACATGAAAG AGAGTCTGCACAATGGCAAAATGAACAGTCTTGCACGCTCCAACGCCAGTATTTACGGCACGAAAGACGACCTTTACGATAGACTGAAACGTCATGCGTATCCTGGCAAGAAAG